The following are from one region of the Siniperca chuatsi isolate FFG_IHB_CAS linkage group LG21, ASM2008510v1, whole genome shotgun sequence genome:
- the LOC122868444 gene encoding somatostatin receptor type 5-like — translation MDGYNWTSISENVSVSSSEPYLTSNNISDVAAPMPFDVITAVVYTIVFIVGLLGNTLAIYVVVRYAKMKTVTNMYILNLALADELYILGIPFLGTNSVLSYWPYGDFFCKVCMTADAMSQFASTFCLTVMSIDRYLAVVHPIRSAKWRKPQVAKVFNGILWVVSFLIVLPVTIYSHVQEELNTCNITWPEPRELWSIVFILYTAILGFFGPLVVICLCYLLIVIKVRSAGVRAGLTKRRKSERKVTRMVVIIVLVFVLCWLPFFTTNIVNLIHIIPENKTTAAVYFFLVILTYVNSCANPVLYGFLSDNFKQSFQKVLCVHKPNGVGTTDQMGCRKKAPKENHNPMFSSRSNTQNGKMQSIQMEVTGDLDSAPLASKTVVNGQSAL, via the exons ATGGATGGCTACAATTGGACGTCAATATCTGAGAATGTCAGCGTGTCTTCCTCCGAGCCATACCTCACCTCCAACAATATCTCAGATGTGGCCGCACCAATGCCCTTCGATGTGATCACCGCAGTCGTATACACTATAGTCTTCATTGTGGGTCTTCTAGGTAACACGCTGGCCATCTACGTGGTGGTTCGCTACGCCAAGATGAAGACAGTAACCAACATGTACATCCTCAATTTAGCCTTGGCGGATGAACTCTACATCCTGGGAATTCCTTTCCTAGGCACTAATAGTGTGCTTTCCTACTGGCCATATGGGGATTTCTTCTGCAAGGTGTGCATGACTGCTGATGCCATGAGCCAGTTCGCCTCCACCTTTTGCCTGACGGTGATGAGCATTGATCGCTACCTGGCCGTGGTTCATCCTATTCGCAGTGCCAAATGGCGGAAGCCACAGGTGGCCAAGGTTTTCAATGGTATACTGTGGGTTGTGTCCTTTCTGATTGTGCTGCCGGTCACGATCTACTCACATGTACAGGAGGAGCTCAACACCTGCAACATAACCTGGCCTGAGCCAAGGGAATTGTGGTCCATTGTCTTCATCCTCTACACAGCCATCCTGGGCTTCTTTGGTCCTCTGGTTGTCATCTGCCTCTGCTACCTGCTCATTGTCATCAAG GTGAGATCAGCAGGTGTGCGTGCAGGCCTGACTAAGCGGCGTAAGTCGGAGCGTAAGGTGACGCGCATGGTGGTGATCATCGTGTTGGTGTTTGTGCTTTGTTGGCTACCCTTCTTCACTACCAACATTGTCAACCTGATTCATATCATCCCTGAGAACAAAACCACAGCTGCAGTCTACTTCTTCCTGGTCATCCTCACCTATGTCAATTCCTGCGCCAACCCAGTCCTCTATGGCTTTCTCTCTGACAACTTCAAGCAGAGCTTCCAGAAGGTGCTCTGCGTCCACAAACCAAATGGTGTTGGCACTACAGACCAGATGGGGTGTAGAAAGAAGGCACCCAAGGAAAACCACAATCCAATGTTCTCTTCCAGAAGTAACACACAGAATGGAAAAATGCAAAGCATTCAG ATGGAGGTTACTGGGGACCTTGACAGTGCGCCTTTAGCTTCAAAAACAGTGGTGAATGGCCAGTCAGCGCTATGA
- the LOC122869512 gene encoding myeloid-associated differentiation marker homolog: MATILTCMSFSLVATVGHIPSPYWVWCMFTWCFCCFFTFLILILEFTTVNTKLPFAWDDFTAAFAMLASLMCLAASIIYPTFFSCITCPRQISASVVSWVCFGVYAGEVALTRLRPSGQNSGFLSTLPGIMKMLETFLACLIFTSLEKDQYFGSPGLQWCVAVYSLCFIFAILIILFTLGQLTSFFPFSFDKLVIIYNILAAVMYMTAVVIWPLYSFHTNNCVPLCDWNKLVVVTFMTIVNFIVYTLDTVYSIRLVFCVSNQN, from the coding sequence ATGGCGACCATCCTCACTTGTATGTCTTTTAGCCTGGTGGCAACGGTGGGACACATCCCATCTCCATACTGGGTGTGGTGCATGTTCACCTGgtgcttctgctgcttcttcacCTTTCTCATTCTCATCCTGGAGTTCACCACTGTCAATACCAAATTACCTTTCGCCTGGGATGACTTCACCGCTGCCTTTGCTATGTTGGCGAGCCTCATGTGCCTTGCCGCCTCCATCATCTACCCCACCTTTTTCAGCTGCATCACCTGCCCCCGCCAGATCAGTGCCTCTGTGGTGTCCTGGGTGTGTTTCGGTGTGTATGCAGGCGAAGTGGCCTTAACTCGCCTTCGTCCAAGTGGGCAGAACAGTGGGTTCCTCTCCACGTTGCCTGGCATAATGAAGATGCTGGAGACGTTCCTCGCCTGTCTCATCTTCACATCCCTGGAAAAAGACCAGTACTTCGGCTCCCCAGGACTGCAGTGGTGCGTGGCCGTGTACTCCTTGTGCTTTATCTTTGCCATCCTCATAATCCTGTTCACCCTTGGACAGCTGAcctctttttttccattctCCTTTGACAAGCTAGTGATCATCTATAACATTTTGGCAGCAGTGATGTATATGACAGCTGTGGTGATCTGGCCACTGTATAGTTTCCACACCAATAACTGTGTCCCCCTCTGCGACTGGAATAAACTGGTGGTGGTCACCTTCATGACGATCGTCAACTTTATTGTTTACACCCTGGACACTGTCTACTCTATACGCCTTGTGTTCTGTGTTAGTAACCAAAACTAA
- the LOC122868446 gene encoding myeloid-associated differentiation marker-like, with translation MVTLDFRALTVPVGIVRILEVIFTCLSFSLVASVGHSTDSFWTWCMFTWCFCFCATLLILFLEFFSLSTKLPISWDDFTTAFAMLATLMVLAASIIYPVFFTCANCGKQIGATITSCLAFILYATEVGLTRAKPGEISGFLSTVPGLLKVLEAFVACIIFTCLDHNKYSNFPGLQWCVAVYSICFIFALIVIIFTICRLLSLFPVPFDKVLTGCNVLAVLMYMTAVVVWPLYSFHNNPKPSNCSTAVICPWNNLVVISFMTCFNLVAYIVDTVYSFKLVFFISRT, from the exons ATGGTTACGCTGGACTTCAGGGCACTGACGGTGCCCGTGGGCATTGTGCGGATACTGGAGGTGatcttcacctgtctctccttcagCCTGGTGGCATCAGTGGGTCACAGCACTGACTCCTTCTGGACGTGGTGCATGTTCACATGGTGCTTCTGCTTCTGCGCCACCTTACTCATACTCTTCCTGGAATTCTTCAGTCTCAGCACTAAGTTGCCCATCTCCTGGGATGACTTCACTACCGCTTTTGCCATGTTGGCTACTCTAATG GTGCTGGCAGCATCCATCATCTATCCCGTCTTCTTCACTTGTGCTAACTGCGGCAAACAGATTGGTGCCACTATTACTTCCTGTCTGGCCTTCATCCTGTACGCCACTGAGGTTGGGCTGACCCGGGCTAAACCTGGCGAGATTAGTGGATTTCTGTCCACAGTTCCAGGCCTCCTCAAGGTTCTGGAGGCCTTTGTGGCCTGCATCATCTTCACCTGCTTGGACCACAACAAGTACTCAAATTTTCCAGGACTCCAGTGGTGTGTTGCTGTTTACTCCATTTGCTTCATTTTTGCCctcattgtcatcatttttaCCATCTGCcgccttctgtctctcttccccGTACCATTTGACAAAGTCCTGACAGGCTGCAATGTGTTGGCAGTGTTGATGTACATGACAGCTGTGGTTGTCTGGCCGTTGTACAGTTTCCACAACAACCCCAAGCCGAGCAACTGCTCGACAGCGGTTATATGTCCATGGAATAATTTAGTGGTTATCTCTTTCATGACCTGTTTCAACCTTGTTGCTTACATTGTGGATACTGTTTATTCTTTTAAGCTGGtcttcttcatcagcagaaCATAG